The Tripterygium wilfordii isolate XIE 37 chromosome 5, ASM1340144v1, whole genome shotgun sequence DNA segment CTTCCTCGGTTTCTACATCACAAATGGAAAAACACACATGAGCCATATATAATGATTGCTAAAACCTTGGAAACATGGATTAAAGAGAAGAGAATTGAGAAAAGTTTACTGCATAATACATCTCTGAAAGCTCTTACCAGCCCAAAACGGTGGCACCCCACTTAAGAGGATGTAAATCATCACTCCAGCACTCCAAACATCTGCTTGTGGACCATAACGCTTCAACAGAACTTCGGGTGCCACATAATAAGGGCTTccaaccacatcagtaaaaattTGCCCTGTAATTTAGGACAGTCAACAATAAAATAGGCATAGCAAAACCCAAGAAATAGACACACAGAAGTTATCTAAGATACGGTAAATATCACATAAGCAAAGGACAGCAGGTAAATGGCACCACAAGTGCTATCAACAAAAGCATTCAGCAAGTTCAAAAAAGAAGTGTTCATGACTATAAATTTCTTCCTTTCCCCCTTTTCCTTATTCGAACAAAATCtaaacaaatttattttgtaaTAATCATAGCACTATTAAATTCACCAGTTATTCTCTAGAGTTATGCTACTGAATTGGTGAAAGATTATTGTTCGCGTAAGAAAAGTCCAGACCAAGTATTTTATGAAAAGCAAAGATCAGATTCAGGCTTGTGTTTTAAAAACATATGTGATATCATGCATTCTAGTCACAATAATTTTCAATGTCTTATTAAGAACTGTCTCCTAACTATCATGTGAAAGATGTATAACCTAGTTTGCGCTTTCTAATCCATGAAAATCCAATGGAAACAGTAAGAGTGAAATTAAGAGTTTCAAGAAAACTGTGTCATAAGCTCTTGACCATGAAAGATGCCAAGTCTAAATGGAAGGTGATAAGCAAAAGGAAAAATGGCAAAAACCCAATATAACGAATGTCTAGAAAGATACTCCATAGTAAAAGACATGAACCCACGAAAGTAAAGATAATCAGACATACCAGGCTTGAAAAATATTGATAATCCAAAATCTATTGCCTTAAGATGTGAATCTTCCTCCTCgttaatgaaaagaaaattctcAGGCTTAAGATCGCGATGCATGACACCCAAAGAATGACAGGTTTcaataacttggactattgtcCTGGAAAGTTGAGCTGCCTGTCTTTCTGTATAATGCCCTTTCTTAATAATCCTATCAAAAAGCTCACCCCCAGTGCACAATTCCATGACAACATGGACGGCTACAGCATCCTCATAAGCCGCTTTGATTGAGATCACATTGGTGTGCCCAGACAAGTGATACATTATCTGAATCTCTCTCCTCACATCCTCCACATCATCTTCCGTAAGCAATTTCCTTTTCGCAATGGACTTGCAAGCATACTCTTTTCCAGTCCCTTTCTCCACACAAAGAAAAGTTGTACCGAACTGACCATGTCCAAGCTTCCGCCCCAGGTTGTAGTATTCCTTCAAATGACCAGTTTTGGTTTGTAACACTGACTCAGCCCGAAGCCCTGCACTTGCTAGCCTCTTAACATTATGGGGCTTTCTCGGTTTCTTAGGCTCTTCCGGTTTACTCTCTTCCTTGTGTCTTGCTGGTTGTGCAGGCTTAGCATTTTCAATCTGCCTAACTGGCTCTGGCTTCGCTGGTTCGGGTTCTTCCTTGTGTCTTGTGGGCTCTGGTACAACTATAATCTCTTCCTTAACAATCTTTATCTGTTCCGGGGGCCCGTTTGGAGGTAAAGGAGGGTTCTGCTCTTCGCGCTCCTTACTCGTCGAGAGTGGTTCGCCTTTAGGTTCCTTATCACCAGAAGCAATTGTTCGAGACCACCATATGGAATTGGAGATTGATTGAAGAAATCCGTCTGAAGCCATTGATCCAACACACCGATTTCCCATATGAAACTACTAAAAATCAATTCCCCTTTGTATCATACAACTACTATAACCCAATTATCCAGAATGTAATGATTGGAAGTACAAACATTGTGAGGAACCCTAATCAACAACAATTTTACACGTTCAACATTACTCCAACTATCAAGAGCAGTATCGCAGACAAATATCACAATTCTTCACAATCAATAGACATTATTAAATAATGTAGGTCCCTGGCTTACCCAAGAAATCCCTCCGCCGAATCTGTTAACGACTTCTAGGTCATATATTATCGAAGAAGAGAAACTTCAACGAAATTAACCTAAGAAAATAGAAACCCAACTGAAATTGACTGTTGGGATGGCAAAAAGATTTAAGTTTTCCACATCAAAACTGAATAAATTCTAGAAAAAGATATTCATGAACGGATGACAGAGGAGGCGAAAAAGACAGGGATTGAAGGAGACGAAGAACGAGTCTGTTTAATATAATAATCAATATGATCGTGTAACACAATCCATAGGTGGATGAGGATTTGATTTTCTCGCCCTTCTGCCATTGTAATGGACAAAAACAAAGAGGGTGGAAGGGAAAAGGACAGGTATTTCCGTTGGAATGCTTCAAAAAAGAAAACGCGTTTACTGGTGGATTTTTCAAACTTCAGGAGTGGAGGCGCACAACCACATGGACGGCTGAGATTTTCTTTCAGATTTGTGCGGGTGTTCTGTTTGAGGCTGGTTGGCTTTGTTAATTGTTTTACCTTCACATAGCCGCCGGCCTACCGCCGGCATGCgattttatactacttgctagtataaattcTACATGtcatccaaacaacaatttcatgGCTCGTATTtcaatagggtttttgggagcATTTCTACTAGTTATAAAATGCTAGGcctttgtacaatttcacaaaTTTTAACCAGCTTTTTCCTATTTTATCCCCAATCAATTACTAATATACCAAATATATCTTGACTTGCCCTAAAGTTTCGAGACTCGAGTTTCTCACCTCTATCACCGTCTTGCGCGTACTGAAAGGGGAAGCTGCGTCGAAACATCTACtccatcaaataaataaattcaatttatttaaattaataatttattattatcttgaatttaattaaattcattatattaattttatgaattaatttgtatgtttggataaaATATATACAACTAATATACAAAATACCCCTGTACGTAATTTGTCGCAATATGCTACATAACCCAAATGTTaacagcaaaagttcaaccaaacacctatccaGCATTCAAACaccatatctgctactaaaattgtccagcatttctacTACCACAATTTCTACTAATATATTTGCTATTTTCAAAaagctttaccaaactaggcctatAACATGCCAGAAAACTACAatattataaaaacaaaaatttaagtGTTATGGGAGGTCTAAACCGTCATCAGCATGAAATAGATTAGATTGAGTTGACGATCAAAATTTAGAGATGACCTAGATATACGATGGACGCGTTAGAGTGGGGAATTCTCAACAAAGT contains these protein-coding regions:
- the LOC119998768 gene encoding calcium-dependent protein kinase 26-like, whose translation is MGNRCVGSMASDGFLQSISNSIWWSRTIASGDKEPKGEPLSTSKEREEQNPPLPPNGPPEQIKIVKEEIIVVPEPTRHKEEPEPAKPEPVRQIENAKPAQPARHKEESKPEEPKKPRKPHNVKRLASAGLRAESVLQTKTGHLKEYYNLGRKLGHGQFGTTFLCVEKGTGKEYACKSIAKRKLLTEDDVEDVRREIQIMYHLSGHTNVISIKAAYEDAVAVHVVMELCTGGELFDRIIKKGHYTERQAAQLSRTIVQVIETCHSLGVMHRDLKPENFLFINEEEDSHLKAIDFGLSIFFKPGQIFTDVVGSPYYVAPEVLLKRYGPQADVWSAGVMIYILLSGVPPFWAETEEDIFDEVLRGDLDFSSDPWPNISDSAKDLVRRMLVRDPKKRITAHEVLCHPWVQTDGVAPDKPLDSAVLSRLMQFSAMNKLKKMALRVIAHNLSEEEIAGLNEMFKMIDTDNSGQITFEELKVGLKRFGANLTESEIYDLMQAADVDNSGTIDYDEFIAATLHLNKIQREDNLYTAFSYFDKDGSGYITLDELQKACDEFGMEDAHLEEMIKEADQDNDGRIDYNEFVAMMQNRNGETGKNGLQGRSFSIGFREALPVF